One part of the Deinococcota bacterium genome encodes these proteins:
- a CDS encoding NADH-quinone oxidoreductase subunit M produces MGILSAIVWTPLIGLVVILLLPKDRPALVRAVALATAGITLLWSWALLAGFDQAAANPQFAESRPWIPELGMTYTLAVDGLSLPLILLTTLLVFVALLASQHITRSPKAFYAWILLLETSCLGVFAARDWFLLYVFWEIALVPMFFLIGLWGGAQKERATMTYFLYTLGGSIVMLIGILAVYLAADPHTFDMDALQATSTGWTTSFQVGAVLALLAGFAVKIPIFPLHGWLPLAHVQAPAPVSIILSGVMLKLGAYGLLRSAEILPAGIGALAPLLFALGLVNIIYGALLAFRQRDLKAIVAFSSISHMGFVVLGIAALNYTGFSGAVFMMVAHGITTGGLFLLSGLLYERTKTLALEDIVGAASRMPGFKAVFTLILLASMGLPGLVQFPGEVQVLIGAFAGFGLPVLIAALGILIVATFTLRIIGGVLSEDTRSRWSDLSDLRGAEVVAVAPLVALTVILGVAPGIALRVSHSTIEMLIAWIG; encoded by the coding sequence ATGGGCATCCTGAGCGCCATCGTCTGGACGCCGCTGATCGGCCTGGTCGTCATCTTGCTGCTGCCGAAGGACAGGCCCGCCCTGGTGCGCGCTGTGGCTCTGGCGACCGCCGGGATAACTCTGCTGTGGTCGTGGGCTCTGTTGGCAGGTTTCGATCAGGCCGCTGCGAACCCGCAGTTCGCCGAGTCTCGCCCCTGGATCCCCGAGCTCGGGATGACCTACACCCTGGCGGTAGACGGGCTGTCTTTGCCCCTCATCTTGCTGACGACGCTCCTGGTGTTCGTTGCCCTGCTGGCGTCCCAGCACATCACGCGCAGCCCCAAGGCCTTCTACGCGTGGATCCTGCTCCTGGAAACCTCGTGCCTGGGGGTCTTCGCGGCGCGCGACTGGTTCCTCTTGTACGTGTTCTGGGAGATCGCCCTGGTCCCAATGTTCTTTCTCATCGGCTTGTGGGGCGGCGCTCAGAAGGAGCGCGCCACGATGACCTACTTCTTGTACACCCTGGGTGGCTCGATCGTGATGCTGATCGGCATCCTGGCTGTGTATCTGGCAGCGGATCCGCACACCTTCGACATGGATGCCCTCCAAGCCACGAGCACCGGTTGGACTACGAGCTTCCAGGTCGGGGCCGTGCTCGCGTTGCTGGCCGGGTTCGCGGTGAAGATCCCGATCTTCCCACTGCACGGCTGGCTGCCCCTTGCGCACGTCCAGGCGCCTGCGCCGGTCAGCATCATCTTGTCGGGAGTGATGCTCAAGCTCGGCGCCTACGGCCTGCTCCGCTCGGCCGAGATCCTTCCCGCAGGGATCGGGGCGCTGGCGCCGCTGTTGTTCGCTCTCGGTCTCGTCAACATCATCTACGGCGCGCTGCTGGCGTTCAGACAGCGCGATCTCAAGGCGATCGTGGCATTCAGCTCCATCAGCCATATGGGCTTCGTGGTGCTTGGCATCGCCGCGCTGAACTACACGGGCTTTTCCGGGGCTGTCTTCATGATGGTCGCCCACGGCATCACCACCGGGGGTCTTTTCTTGTTGAGCGGTCTGCTATACGAGCGTACCAAGACCCTTGCGCTCGAGGACATCGTCGGTGCGGCCAGCCGTATGCCAGGGTTCAAGGCGGTGTTCACCCTGATCCTCCTCGCTTCGATGGGCTTGCCGGGCCTAGTCCAGTTCCCCGGCGAGGTGCAGGTGCTGATCGGAGCGTTCGCAGGTTTCGGCCTCCCCGTGCTCATCGCGGCCCTCGGTATTCTCATCGTTGCAACCTTCACGCTGCGCATCATTGGCGGAGTGCTCTCCGAAGATACGAGGAGTCGCTGGTCGGACCTGTCGGATCTGCGCGGCGCCGAAGTTGTGGCGGTCGCCCCCCTCGTGGCCCTCACCGTCATCCTGGGCGTGGCCCCGGGGATCGCGCTCCGCGTGTCGCACAGCACGATCGAGATGCTCATAGCGTGGATCGGATGA